The nucleotide window TTCGCGGTCGTGAAGCCGTCCGATCTTCCGCCCGCGGAATCGCTTCTTCCCTTCGCCGAGATTCTCTATTGCAGTCCAGGACTGCCCGTGCAGCGCAATGCTGCGCTGGAGCTGCTTCTCGGTTCGGCGGACATCATCGCGTTCTTCGACGACGATTACGTACCGTCGGCCTACTGCATCGAGGGAATCGAGCACTTCTTCCGGCAGCATCCTGCGGTGGTGGCCGTGAATGGACTTCTTCTGGCGGACGGGATCAACAGCGCCGGAATTCCTTATGAAGAGGCCATCTCACTTGTCGACGCCAACGATCGCAACGGCATGCCCGAGGCGAAGGTGGTCTGTTCGCTCGATGGGCTGTACGGCTGCAATATGGTGTATCGCAGCACTGCAATCGGCGCCGAGCGTTTCGACGAGAACCTGCCGCTCTACGCCTGGCAGGAGGATATCGACTTTGCCGCGCGTGTCGGCCGCCGAGGGAGCCTCGCCTTGACGACGGCATTCGCCGGGGTTCACCAAGGTGTCAAAGCCGCACGTCTGGCGGGGGTTCGCCTGGGGTACTCGCAGATCGTCAACCCCGTGTACCTGATGAAGAAGGGAACGCTGTCGATCAGAGCCGGCATCCGGCTGATCGCGCGCAATCTGCTGATGAACCATGCCCGCGCCTTCAAGCCCGAGCCGTGGATCGATCGTAGAGGACGCTGCAAGGGAAACTGGATCGGGATCCTCGACTTGGTGATCGGACGTGATCACCCGAAGAACATCCTGTCCATTCGCCAGTGACCACCCATAGTTCGGTCTATGCCTCCGGCGCGACCGAGGCAGCAACGGTGATGTCCGAGGCGATCCTATCGGTCGCAGCTTTCGAACGTGCTACTTGATCGCACGCCTCGCCAACGATCGAAGGAGACCCAAGATCTTCGCTTCGGCGCCTGCTGGGCGCCCGGCGACAAGCCAGAGCGCCAGGACGGCACCGGCATAGATGGCCCCGGCCAACACGACGACTCCCATCAGCTTCGCAGCCATCAGGACGATTTGCGGCTCGTGTTCCAGGTCACGAATGAGCGGATAAACCGCCGCCGCCATCAATCCCCCCGCAACCATCGAGCGCCAATGCTCCGCGAGCTGCCGCCACACGGCCCAGCCGATCTTCTGTTGAACTGCCCGCATGGAAACCGCCGTCACGAATATCGCGATCACCATTCTCATCGCAACGGCCCCTTCCATCCCGAACAGCCAGATCGCGACCAGCAGTATCGGGATCTTGAAGAGCAATTCCGACAGCGCGATCGGAAACAGCTCCTGAGTGCGATTCAGCGACATCAACAGCGGCGACAGCGGCGCAACGAAGAGTGAGGGAATAATCGACAATGCCATGAACGCGACGATCGGCGAGATCACGATCCACTGCTCGCCCAACACCAGGCGGATCAACGGATCCGCCGTCAATGCAAGTCCAATCAGAACCGGAAGGCCGACGCAGACGATCATTGCTGCGCTCGCTCGATATGCATCCTTCACTCGATCCATGTTGTCGCGGATCAGCGAAAACGCCACGGTGAGCGGATTGAGAAGCTGAATGATGATCACCTGGGTCGGCAACGACGCCAGGTTCGACGCCATGGAGAACCGGCCGAGATCTTGACGGCTCACCATCCGCCCCAGCATCAACTGATCGATCTGCCAGTTCATGGCGCCGACCAGTTGATTGATCGTGGACCACCGCACGAAAGCCGAAAACTCGCTCCATTCCGCCAGCGACAACCGCGGCTTGTACGGAAACGCGATGTGGCTGGCGACAGCCATTGTGAGCGGCGTCGCGATCGTCCCCACGGCGATCGCCCAATACGAGCCTGTGCACCAGGCAATCGCCACCGACAAAACGAGCGACGTCAGCTTGCCCGTCGCCTCGAGAACGACGATCGGCCGATAGTCCATGCGACGGGTGAACTCGGTGATCCGGGGGCTTCCCAGACTCCGGACCGCCGGCGCCACGCCGAGCGCAGAGATGAGCCATACGAGCCTTTCATCCCGATACAGCTCGGCGATCGGCCACGACAGCGCGATCACGACCGCCATCAACACGCAAGACCTGAGCAGTCCCACGGTGAAGGCGGTGTCGTAGTGTCGCTTGGTCGGGTTCATCACCCTGACGAGCGCCACGCTGATCGGGATTTCCATGACCGCTTCGACGATGAAGATCACGGACATCGCAATCGCGATGATGCCGAAGTCGGTCGGCGTCAGAAGTCGCCCCAGAAGACTTAAGGTGATCAGATCGATGCACTTGGTGATCAGACGCGAGGCCACCAGCAGACCGGCACTCGCAGCGGTTCGCGCACCGACCGGCGCGTCAGAGTTAATCTCGGACCCCATCACCCACCAGACATCAAGCCCGCGACGCGCCGCCGGCAAACGGGGGGCGCATCCATCATCGCGCCGCGAACGCGCCGCGTCACGATCACACAGCCTCGCCAAGGGGCAAACCGGACGGAACGGCGCCCTCTCCCGGCCATCGGCGTCACGACCGCAATTCCCCCACCGGACGCTCCCTGTGAGCCGGCCCAGCCACAAACGGCTTGACGGCCCGGCTCAGAGGTCGCTCGACAACCGCCCAGCCGACAACGCCGGACGCGACGACCAGGACGGTCAGGATCACGACATTGAGGTCGAACGGCAAGGTTCCGAAGCCGAGGCGGGACATCATGAAGCCCCAGATCGGCAGGGCGAACACCTGAAACAGGTAGATTGAATACGACGCGTCGCCCAACACCGCAGCCAGTCGCCGCGCTCGCCCCTGGCCCAAATCGAGGTTGGTCGCGGCGACGACGATCCCCGCTGCCGGGATTCCCCAAAGAGCGAACCGGCCAGCGCCCTGCTCGTCAGGCGTCCAATGGACAGTCGCCAACAGAACAGCCAACGACACCGCCGCCACCATCCAGGCGGCCTGAGCCGACAGCCGGCCTCCGCTGAGCCTCCAATAGGCGATCCCGATCCCCAGGAGAAACTCCAGCAGCAGCCAACTCGTGACGAACTTCGCCCAAGGCAGCGCCGGAGACAAGACCACACCGAGACCGACCAGAACAGTGAACGCCGTGATCAGCGATCGTAGCGCCAGCGCGCGCGGAAACATCAGCAGCAGACCGAAGACGAGATAGAAGAACATCTCGTAATTGAGCGTCCACCCCACGCCGATGACAGGAGACAGCTCCCGTCCGGGAGCTGGAATTGGCAGGAACAGGTACGAGCCGACGATCCACGCCGGGTCCGCCGCCGCATAATGCGTCGTGAACACTCCCGGCGAGAGGACCGTGACCGCCACCGCTACAGTGGTCAGCAACCAATACAGCGGCACTATTCTGGCGATACGCTTTCTGAAGAACCCGGACACCGCCCCCGGCCGGGCGAAATCGTTCCGATGCACGTACAGCATCACGAAGCCGGAGATCACGAAGAACAGATCGACTCCCGCATCGCCTACCCTGACTTGACCAGAACTTTCGCCAAACAGGTGCGAGCCAGCTATCCCCTCCGGGAAAATGTAGCCGATCCTCGTCGTCGCGTGGGTGAACACCACGGCGGTCGCCGCGAATGCGCGAAGCAGTTGAATCGCGTCGATCCGCCCTCTGTTGACATTTACATCAACAGACGCCGTCACCCCCGCCTCCTCTCGGGACAGACACCCATGATCACACCGCATCCTTCCGGCTGCTCACAAGACGACGCTGGCTTCTCTCCATGACTCCATGCTGATCTTGTTCAGCCCCTTCCGCAACAAGCATCTCGGCGAATGACCGCGAGATTTCGCCAGATATGACGGCCTGTTGCGCGCTACGCCCGCACCTTTCAGGCGAACGCGCACAAGGGCGATCGGTGGTGCGGGCCGACCGCTACGGCGCGGCAATGTCCCCGGCACTGACGACCGGACAGCTCCATCGTTTGTCGCCCCGAACAGAGACGCCGTCCTCCAAGCAGCGGAGGGGTGTTGACCAGATTGGGTAAAGACGGTTTGCTTGCTGATCACGCGCTTCCGTTACAGCACTGCGCGCCGACGAACCGGATCACCGATTCAGTATGTTTGGTTCGATCACTTGCTGATCGCCCATTGCTTCGGTACTTACAACGGATAAACTTCGGACTAAATGCAACGAATTGGGGTCCTCGAATGCCGCGCGTTGGATTCTCGGAGTGGCTCGCGTTAACAAAGGTGGTCGCTCGCGGTCAGCTCTTGCGTTACCGCGGGGGCGAGCAAGGCTACACGACCCAATTCGAGCAGAACCTCGAGAAGCAAATCGGCGTCAAGCACGCGCTCACCGTGAACAGCGGAACGAGCGCTCTGATCTCCGCATTGGCCGCAGCGGGCATCGGCCCCGGTGACGAAGTGCTCGTGCCCGCCTACACCTGGGTGGCGACGGCCATCGCGCCGCTGATGGTCGGCGCGGTTCCGATCGTTGTCGACGTCAACGAGAGCCTGACGATCGACCCGGAGGACATCAAGCGCAAGATCACCCCCTACACCAAGGCGATTATGCCGGTTCACATGCTCAACCTCGTGTGTGACATGGACGCCATCGTCGCGATCGCTCGCGAGCATCGACTGAAGATCATCGAAGATGCGTGCCAGGCGGTCGGGCTCGTATACAAGGGGCGCCGCGTCGGCACGATCGGCGACGCCGGCGCATACAGCTTCAATCAGTTCAAGAACCTCAATTCCGGCGAGGGAGGAGCGGTTCTCACCAATGACGACCGTCTTTTCACCCGTGCGCGAATGTACCACGATGCGGGCAGCTATACGCGCGAGTACTCTTACGAATCCAACGAAGCGCCGTTCACTGGCATGAATTTCAAGGTCTCGGAGCTTACCGGCGCGGTCCTCTATGCCCAGTTGCCCAAGCTCGACCCTTTGATTTCGCGCCTGCGTGCGCGCTACCCCATCATGGTGAAGCACCTGTCTCAGACCGACAAACTCCGGATCTCACCGCACAATGACCCCGAGAACGCCGCCGGGCTGACCGTCATTCTCGATACTGCCGATGACGCAAAGAAATTCGCACAGAACCGCGGCGTCGACCGGCTGATCGACACCGGCCGGCACGTCTACACCAACTGGCGTCCGATCATGACTCAGCGCACTTTCGACGACCGGATGAATCCATGGAAATGGGCAAAGCGAGACATCCAATACTCGGAAGACATGTGCAGCCGCACGCTCGATATCCTGTCTCGGACCTGCCGCGTCTCTCTTGGCCCGCAATTTCCGATACCGTTCATGGAATGGCGGGGCCGATCCCTCCTGAAGACCCTGTCGTAGGAAGGCGTGCGGGCGGCTCCGCCCAGTTCGCCATTCTTCGAGGTCACGCCGATTGCTCTGAAATCAAAGCCACAGGCAATGAACCCATCGGTCAAAGTCGTCGTCTTGAGCTTACAGACTGCCGCCGAACGCAGAAGCCAGATGACCGCCATGCTCGGCAACACGTCGCTGGACTGGCAATATTTCGATGCCCACACATCGTTGATGTGCCCCGGCCTGCATTGCGACAACGCCGAGCTGCCACGACACTTCGGGCGCAAGCTCTCCCCTCCCGAGATTGCCGTCTGTTCGAGCCACGCCGCAATCCTCAGCGACTTTGTCGACAGCAACCAGGCCGATTACATCCTGGTTCTCGAAGACGACGTCATCTTCGATACCGATTTTCCGCTCGACCGGTTCTGTGCTTTCTGCGCCAGTAACGGCCTCGAATACGTCCGGCTGTTCGGCAAGCATTACGCCAAGGCCGTGCATCTCGGTTTCTTCTACGAGAGGTCGATCGTCCGCTTCACCACCAGCCCCGCCGGCACCCAAGCGTATCTGATGTCGCGCATGGCGGCCCGGCGCTTCCTTGAGAGTTACCGATCGATCCGAGCCACCATTGATCTGGCGATGGATTCGTTCTGGATCACGCGGCTACCGATCTATTCGATCTTCCCTTACCCGGTCATCGAACGGTTTTCGCCGACTTCGATCCCGATGCCTGCGGACACAGTGGAAGTCCGGGGATTGGACCGTCTGGTCTGGCAAGGCGCTCGGGTCATCAACAAGGCTCGGAAGATTCGGACGAATGCCAGGCTTCGCAAGAGCGACGAGAGTTTGCGGCAACGCCATTGGCAGTTTCGGCAGATCGGACGGACGGATTTGGAGAATTGCCGCGATCGATGATCCAGCCGCCCTAATTGGAGTGGACCCCGTTGAAGGTCGCAATCGTACACTACTGGTTCGTCGGAATGCGCGGCGGCGAAAAGGTGATCGAGGCTCTCTGCGAACTATACCCGCAGGCCGATATCTTCACGCACGTCTTCGTCCCCGACGCGGTGAGCGACAGAATCCGCAGCCATCGCGTGACGACGTCGTTCATCAATTCACTTCCCCGCGCCAGCTCGATGTACAAATCGTACCTGCCGCTGATGCCATTGGCTCTCGAGCATCTCGATTTGAACGGTTACGACCTGATCATCAGCAGCGAATCCGGTCCCGCCAAGGGGATCGTCGCGCCGCCGAACGCACTGCACGTGTGTTATTGCCATACGCCGATGCGATACATCTGGAACATGTATCACGACTATCGCAACGGCGCCGGCCGGATCACCAAGTTGCTGATGCCGCCCCTGGCTCACTATCTCCGGATGTGGGACGTTTCGACCGCAACTCGCGTCGACAGCTTTATCGCGAACTCGGCCACTGTCGCAGAGCGGATCCGGCGATATTATCGTCGAGAGTCCGTGGTCATTCACCCGCCCGTCGACACCGCGGCATTCGCACCGGTCCAGCCGTCGCAACTGGGTGACTATTACCTGATGGCCGGCGAACTCGTCGCCTATAAGCGACCGGACTTGGCGGTCCACGCATTCAACCAGATCGGCCGCAAACTGGTCGTGATCGGCGGCGGAGAGATGCTCAACGAGTTGAAGCGGATCGCCGGACCGAACGTGACCATCATGGGATCACAGCCTTTCGACGTCTTGAGAGATCACTACACGCACTGCCGCGCGCTGATTTTCCCCGGCGAGGAAGATTTCGGCATGGTGCCGGTGGAAGCGATGGCCGCCGGGCGCCCGGTCATTGCGTTCGGAAAAGGGGGAGCAACCGAGACTGTCGTGCCGGGACTCTCCGGGGTGTTCTTTCAGTCACAGGAGGTCGACCAGATCCGATCGGCGATCCTTCAGCTCGATGGCATGGAGATCGACCCGGTCAGGATTTCCAATCATGCCTCTGGATTCGGCAGGGAGGCGTTCTTTGCCGGAATCCGCTCGCACATCGACCAGTTGTTCGCCGCAAAAGCCGAGGCAGCCAGCCGCACCGGAGGCTAGCCCGTCGCCAACATCGAGAGGGTCTGGCGATCGACCACAAGGCACGTCAGGCGACCCGTGACGAAGGCGCCGGTATCGATATTGATTCTGTTCGACCGAACGTCGATCCGCTGGACGGGCGTATGGCCGTGAACGATCAGCTTCTCGAAGTTCACCGCGGTGGACAGGAATTCATCGCGTATCCAGAGGAGATCACGTTCGTTTTGATCGGACAACGCGACCCCCGGCTTCACACCGGCATGGGCGAAGAAGACGTTGCCGCAAGAGAACGTGCTCTGCAGTCCGTTGAAAAATCGACGATGCGCCTCTGGAAGACTTTCCCGAAAGGCCGACTGCAACTCCGCGACACCCGACTCGGACAGAACCTTCTTCGGCTCTATGCCGTAGGACACCAAGGTCTCGAGACCGCCCAGGCGCCGCATCCAGTTCTCGAAGACGGCCTGATCGGTCAGGCATTTGATCGCGACGGCCTCATGGTTGCCGCGGAGAAACACCAGCTCTCGTTCGCGCGACCTGCGGATGAGGCTATCGACGACATCCCGGGATTTCGGACCGCGATCGATGTAGTCGCCCAGAAACACGCAGACGGAACGAACGACAGGCCGCTTGGCCAAGTCGTCGTCGATCAGCCGGAACAGCCGCTCCATCAGATCGGCCCGGCCGTGCACGTCACCGATCGCATAGATCCGCAATCCATCGGGCAGAAAGGGCAGCCAGCGCTCAAAGTTCGCTGAACCAATATTCTGTTCGGTTTTACCGCTCCATCTGCTCACGGCGCTTTAGCCTTTCGCCGACAGGCACCGATACTCAGATTCAACACGTCCTCCTGTTCGCCTCGTGTGACATACATGTCAACACGAAGGAAATTCCTTATCTTTCATAACCATACTGGGCTCGATCGCGAACCGCCTTGTTGATCACAATCAACTATAACGTCCGACCGTTGTTGAACCTACGCGTCGTTTAATGTATCTAAAAACTACAAAATTTATATTCATAAACAGTACCTTGGAGTCGTCAGATGGCGAGCGGGCTGGGTCGCATAGCGCTTTTAGCGGCTGTTACGTCCATTCCTTTCTATAGCTGGTCGGCAAACGCCGCCTGTATCAATCCGCCCCTCTCAGATCTGGCGATCGCACAGTTCAGAGCAAATCCGAAAGCGTTACTCAATCCCACGACCGATGGTCGCGCGGTGGAAACGGCCGTTCGAGATCTGGTCGGGACAAACGCGACACTGGCCGCGGACATCGTGAAGTTAGCAGCGGGTGCACCGTCGCGGCTCAAGACGGCGATCGCGGCCGGTCTGGCACAGGCGGCCACCGCTTGCACGACGATCGACGCTCAAGCCGCGATGCTGATCCAGCAAGCCGTCGCCGCGCTCCCGGATGGTGAATTCCAGGCGACGTTCGCGGCGATCGCTGGTGATCTTTCGACCGCGGCCACAGCCGCTGCGGCCACCTCCGCGAGCAGCTCGACGGGAAGCGTCATCGTCAACAACCCGAACCGTTCGGGGCGCGCGACGCTGAACCCCGGCGGCGGCGGCGGGGTTACTCTCCTCACGCAGATTACATCCGGCGGCCGCGCCATCGTCGCCGTCGAAGAAACCGCGAGCGACCCAAAATCAGTTACTGCCGGCGGGTCCGTCAGCGCCACGCGCTGAGCCCCGCCTGTCAGGTGCATTCTCCGTGTCAACGCCGATGACGGTTTAGGACTGCCGTATGAACTTCGCCGGTCAGCCTCTGCAAGACGGTAGCCTGCCTCGTATCGGCACCGGCAAGGACGCGCTCTCCCTGCTGGATGTCAGCGATTTCGTCGCCCGACACTGGCGTTTCATCGGTCTGGTGACGGTGTTCGTGATCGCGCTTGCGCTCGCCTATTTGGCGGTCGCGCCGTCCAGATACACCGCCCAGACCGACATGATCATCGACACCAAACGGGTCACCTGGACTCAGTCGGAGTTCGCGACCGAGAACCGGATGGTCGAGGACGCGTCGGTCGAGAGCGAGATCGAAACGACGAAATCGGAGAAGGTCGCCCTGCAGGTCATTCGGAAGCTCCGCTTGACCGAGGATCCGGAATTCATCGGATCCGGGACCGGACTTCGCAACCGGCTTTACGAGCTTCTGAACCTCGATCCGCCGATTTCGCCCCAGGTCACGCCCAGTCAACTCGAAGCACGCGCGCTGAGCCGGGTGAAGGACAACCTCAAGGTGATCCGGCTCGGGCGATCCTACATCGAGCAGATCTCGTTCACGTCGCTGGTCCCGGAGAAAGCGGCGACGATCGCCAACGCCTTTGCGGACGCCTACATCGAGGATCAGATCCAGGCGAAATTCGAGGCGACCCGACGCGCGAGCGAGTGGCTGCAGCAGAGGATCGGAGAACTGCGCCAGCAGGCCAGCGACGCCTATCGGGCGGTGCAGGACTTCAAGTCGACCAACTCCATCATCGTGAACGGCGACGGCAAGCTCGCAAGCGACCTGGAGCTCGATCAGCTCGGAATCTCGCTGGCAAAGGCCCGCGCCGAAACCAGCCAAGCCAGAGCCAAGCTCGAACGGATCACCCGGGTTCTCGAACTGCGCCAACAGAAGGGAAGCACCGAGATTCCCGATCCGGTCGTCACCGACGCGCTCAGCAACCCGGTCATCACGCGGCTGCGTCAGCAATATCTCGACAACCAGAGCAAGGAAGCCGAATGGAGCTCGCGCTACGGGCCTGATCATCAGGCCGCACGCAATCTCCGATCGGAGATGGCCAACGTTCGGCAGGCGATCTGGGACGAAGTCAGCCGAATCGCCGAGAGTTACCAAAGCGAAGTCCAGATCGCGAAGACGCAGGAAGAGTCGATCGACAAGCGGATGATCGAGGTCTTTCAATCGTCGACCGGGACACGCCAGGCACAGGTGCATCTCAAGGAGCTCGAAACCGCGGCCACCACCTACCGCGGCATCTACGAGACCTTCCTGACCCGCTTCACCCAATCGGTTCAGCAGCAATCGTTCCCGTCGACCGAGGCACGCGTCGTCACGCTGGCTTCGCCGCCGCTCGTCCGCAGTTCGCCGAAGACCAACTTGACCCTCGCCCTCGCCACCGTGTCGGGCTTGGCGTTGGGCATCCTCGCCGCCTTCGCGCGAGATCGGATGAGCCGCCGGATCCACACCCGCGCTCAACTCGAGACGATCCTGGGCACCAGTTGCCTTGCGATCATCCCGTCCTTCGAAGATCCGGCGCTCGCTTCCCAGACCGCCACCGGCTCGTCCCGGCTCTCCCGTATGGCGAGACATCTCGTGCGCAAGCGAGATCCCGCATCCGGTCAGCCTCGTGCGAAAAGCTCGGCAAACTCCGCCGCCTTCGAGAAAATCAACGACGTCGCGCCGTTCTCGGCCACCGCCGAAGCCCTCCGCCATATCAAGGTTGCGATCGACCTGAGCCCCGGCGGCGGACGCGTGATCGGCATCGTGTCCGCCCGCCCCGGCGAGGGCAAGACGACCATCTGCGCGAGCTTCGCGGCATTTTTGTCCAAGAGCGGCGCGCGAACCCTGCTGATCGACGGAGATCTACGGAATCCGTCGCTGAGCAGGACGCTCGGGTACAAGAACAAGCGCGGACTTCTCGAGCTCGTCGCAGATCAGCTTCAATTGAGCGATCTGGTCGTTACCGACCCGGTTTACAAATTCGACTTTCTACCGTCGGCCACCGAAATGAAGCCGATCAACAGCGCGGACGTGCTCACCTCCCCCTCCGTGAAGCGGATGTTGAAGTCGGCAGCAGGCAATTACGAATACATCATTGTCGATCTCCCCCCCATTCTTCCGGTGGTGGACGTGAAGGCCGCCGCACACCTGTTCGACGCGTTCATCCTGGTTGTCGAATGGGGGGCGACCATGAGCGACGAAGTCCGCAGCGCGGTCGGCGTCTCCCGTTCCCTGTCGGAGCGACTGCTGGGAGCGGTCCTCAACAAGACCGACGAAGACGTCATGCGCCGCCTCGAGGGCTACTCGTATCGCAGTCACAATTATTACTACTACGGTGCCCCCAAGCACGAAAACGATCAGACAGCAAGCTGATGCCTCTGGACGCTCGTCGGCTGACGACGATCAAGTTCGTATCCTCTGCGATTGGCGTGATCGGTCTCGTCTGGGCGATGGCGACGTTTCACCGCGCGATGGCGATCGATCGCTTCGAGGAATTCACCGACCATCTTCTGCGCTTCGAGACGTTCGACGGCACCGTCAGCTCGACGGCTCTGAAGAGCCGATCGGCCCATGCACTCGATGCCTGCGACACCCGCGCGCAGCGAGCGCTGATCATGCTCGAGATCCCACTCGCCGACGCGGCGCTCAGGACCGGGGCGACGCGCGAATTCGACACGAGGAGCGCAGACCTCAGAACCCGCGCCTACCAGATACTCTCCTGCGCTCCGACCGAGTCTTTTGCCTGGCTGGTTCTGTTTGGGCTTGCGGTACAGGATGGGCGGCTCGACCCCGGCGCTTTCGACTTGCTCGATCGCTCGTACGACACGTCTCCGCGAGAAGCCTGGCTCGCCGTTCGAAGGATCGCGATTGCAGCCCCCGTCGCCTCACTCGCACCGGAAGCAACACGCAGCAAGATCGCTTCCGAATTCCGCCGACTTCTGCTGGACGGATACGTTGAGTTGCCGGCGCAATCCTATGCGAGATCTCACCAGGGCGTGAGAGAGCTTCTGGACGCCGAGATCCAGCAGCTCGACGTCCGCACTCAATCGCGCTTCAAGGCCGCGGTCGCCAAGCTCCTGCGTTGAGCACCGCTACGACGCGGCAGCAGAAGCATCGAGAGCAGACCTCGTGCAGGCGACGCGAGATCGTCCCCGATCGGGGCGACGGCTTTCCAGCGTCGCATGGCGCGTACACCGGACGGCTGCTCGTCGCCTCTCCCAGGACAGCACGACTGCGATCGCGTTCACGAAACGACGGCCGATTCCCCGCAGCGAGCTACACAAGGACGGCGCGCGGCTGTTACTTAGCTCCCTCCCCGACGCCGCGCCGCGAGGCTCGAATCGACAATCGTTCGGAGCGCGGCCGCAAAGCCCGCGACGACTCGGAAATCCGTCAGAACACTGACTTGCGTCGCGCACCTCTTTCGTGTCGCACGACCACGTCACGAATTCACGCGACATCCGCGTAATGCCTGCGCCAGAGCCACTTCTGTGACGAGCAGAAAATCCGACGACGCCCGAAACGTCTTTGCGGGAGCAACCCAAGAAATCACCGGCGCGATTTGTTGCTCTATATGTCAACGGCGCGATTTATCTTAACGCGAACTTGCACGCGCAATGGTGCGATCAACAGTTTATTCACCAACCGCAATTTGATAGACATTCAATTCAATAACGCTTTGAGCGACAGTTCATCTGGACATCTACGGGCAGCCTGAGAGTGCGACGATGGATGGATTGCTGAGAACCGATACCGAGATCGATCTGGCCGACAGGAGTCGACCGACTCCCGTCGGATGCACGTCGAAGAGAGCCCTCGACCTTCTGTTGGCGCTTTCGGGCTTGGTGATTTTGGCTCCGCTGTTACTTCTGTGCTACCTCGCGACGATGATCGCGTCTCCCGGGCCGGCGATGTTTCGCCACAGGCGGGTCGGTTTCAACGGACAGACATTTGATTGCCTCAAATTTCGGACGATGGCCGTCGACGCCAACGAGCGGCTTCAACGATTGCTGGAGAGCGACCCGGAGGCCGCCGAGGAATGGAGGCAGACTCAGAAGCTGCGTCGCGACCCGCGCGTGACACTGGTCGGAGCGGCGCTCCGGAAGTCCAGCCTGGATGAACTCCCTCAGCTCATCAACGTGCTGAAAGGCGAAATGAGCATCGTCGGGCCCCGTCCCGTCACTGCCGAAGAGCTCAGCCGTTACGGACACTGCGCGGCTGAATATCTGGCATGTCGTCCGGGCCTGACGGGACTTTGGCAAGTCAGCGGCCGCAACACCACGACGTATGACCGTCGCGTGGCGCTCGACTCGTACTATGCGAACAACTGGTCCCACCGCCTCGACTTGCGGATCATCCTGGTGACCATACCGACACTCCTCACCGCATACGGCGCGTATTGAACCGACGGCGGCGAGGCGTCCTGCGTCATGAACCCGGTGCGCAACTTGAACGACAAAGGGTCAACCCAACAGTCAACTCGCCGAGAACCACGACGTGAGCACCGATCTGATCACCCATGCAAAGCGGAAGAGCGTGTTCAGGGCTCTGGTCGCGCTCAACGCAGCCACCTTGTTGGCGTGGATGGGACTGCTGGTCATCGGCCTGGGGTTCTGGCTGCAAAACATCGCCACGGCCGTTTGGGTTTTCATGTTCGACTAGGCGACGCTCTCTGAATGCCGATCGTCGGTGCTTGCAGCACGCATCGCCGGACCGGCGCGCCGAGATCGAGCGGGTCCGGTAGCGGCCCGAATGTTCGCGGATAGCAGCGGCGCCTGGGCTGGCTCGGCTTCGCCGCCCAACTTCCGGGGGCATCTCAGCTCCGGCCGGATAACGCCCCGGCGCACGCGGCACAGCAGACGTCTCACGCAGAACGGGAGCCTGTCTGGCCACGACGGGTTTCAT belongs to Rhodopseudomonas palustris and includes:
- a CDS encoding polysaccharide biosynthesis tyrosine autokinase, giving the protein MNFAGQPLQDGSLPRIGTGKDALSLLDVSDFVARHWRFIGLVTVFVIALALAYLAVAPSRYTAQTDMIIDTKRVTWTQSEFATENRMVEDASVESEIETTKSEKVALQVIRKLRLTEDPEFIGSGTGLRNRLYELLNLDPPISPQVTPSQLEARALSRVKDNLKVIRLGRSYIEQISFTSLVPEKAATIANAFADAYIEDQIQAKFEATRRASEWLQQRIGELRQQASDAYRAVQDFKSTNSIIVNGDGKLASDLELDQLGISLAKARAETSQARAKLERITRVLELRQQKGSTEIPDPVVTDALSNPVITRLRQQYLDNQSKEAEWSSRYGPDHQAARNLRSEMANVRQAIWDEVSRIAESYQSEVQIAKTQEESIDKRMIEVFQSSTGTRQAQVHLKELETAATTYRGIYETFLTRFTQSVQQQSFPSTEARVVTLASPPLVRSSPKTNLTLALATVSGLALGILAAFARDRMSRRIHTRAQLETILGTSCLAIIPSFEDPALASQTATGSSRLSRMARHLVRKRDPASGQPRAKSSANSAAFEKINDVAPFSATAEALRHIKVAIDLSPGGGRVIGIVSARPGEGKTTICASFAAFLSKSGARTLLIDGDLRNPSLSRTLGYKNKRGLLELVADQLQLSDLVVTDPVYKFDFLPSATEMKPINSADVLTSPSVKRMLKSAAGNYEYIIVDLPPILPVVDVKAAAHLFDAFILVVEWGATMSDEVRSAVGVSRSLSERLLGAVLNKTDEDVMRRLEGYSYRSHNYYYYGAPKHENDQTAS
- a CDS encoding glycosyltransferase, with amino-acid sequence MKVAIVHYWFVGMRGGEKVIEALCELYPQADIFTHVFVPDAVSDRIRSHRVTTSFINSLPRASSMYKSYLPLMPLALEHLDLNGYDLIISSESGPAKGIVAPPNALHVCYCHTPMRYIWNMYHDYRNGAGRITKLLMPPLAHYLRMWDVSTATRVDSFIANSATVAERIRRYYRRESVVIHPPVDTAAFAPVQPSQLGDYYLMAGELVAYKRPDLAVHAFNQIGRKLVVIGGGEMLNELKRIAGPNVTIMGSQPFDVLRDHYTHCRALIFPGEEDFGMVPVEAMAAGRPVIAFGKGGATETVVPGLSGVFFQSQEVDQIRSAILQLDGMEIDPVRISNHASGFGREAFFAGIRSHIDQLFAAKAEAASRTGG
- a CDS encoding sugar transferase, translated to MDGLLRTDTEIDLADRSRPTPVGCTSKRALDLLLALSGLVILAPLLLLCYLATMIASPGPAMFRHRRVGFNGQTFDCLKFRTMAVDANERLQRLLESDPEAAEEWRQTQKLRRDPRVTLVGAALRKSSLDELPQLINVLKGEMSIVGPRPVTAEELSRYGHCAAEYLACRPGLTGLWQVSGRNTTTYDRRVALDSYYANNWSHRLDLRIILVTIPTLLTAYGAY
- a CDS encoding metallophosphoesterase family protein, which gives rise to MSRWSGKTEQNIGSANFERWLPFLPDGLRIYAIGDVHGRADLMERLFRLIDDDLAKRPVVRSVCVFLGDYIDRGPKSRDVVDSLIRRSRERELVFLRGNHEAVAIKCLTDQAVFENWMRRLGGLETLVSYGIEPKKVLSESGVAELQSAFRESLPEAHRRFFNGLQSTFSCGNVFFAHAGVKPGVALSDQNERDLLWIRDEFLSTAVNFEKLIVHGHTPVQRIDVRSNRINIDTGAFVTGRLTCLVVDRQTLSMLATG